The proteins below are encoded in one region of Hordeum vulgare subsp. vulgare chromosome 3H, MorexV3_pseudomolecules_assembly, whole genome shotgun sequence:
- the LOC123444098 gene encoding auxin-responsive protein IAA5-like — translation MSPPLEPHDYIGLSAAAPAPTSSSSSSSTEGPRLTLRLGLPGSESPDRDRDRDGSAEDVAPALTLGPVPIPHKAASKRAFPDASPRRGCSAAAKAEEKPPSAAPPAAKAQVVGWPPVRNYRKNTLAASASKTKGGDDAAPHYVKVSMDGAPYLRKVDLKTYSSYEDLSMALQKMFSCFITGQSALRKPSTKDRLTSRSNADSLQDQEYVLTYEDKDADWMLVGDLPWDLFTTICRKLKIMRGSDAAGIAPRSLEQTGQNK, via the exons ATGTCGCCGCCCCTCGAGCCGCACGACTACATCGGCCTCTCAGCCGCCGCGCCGGCCCcaacctcatcctcctcctcctcctcgacggagGGGCCCCGCCTCACGCTCCGTCTCGGCCTCCCGGGATCGGAGTCCCCCGACCGCGACCGCGACCGCGACGGCTCCGCGGAGGACGTCGCCCCGGCGCTCACCCTCGGCCCCGTCCCCATCCCCCACAAGGCCGCCTCCAAGCGCGCGTTCCCCGACGCCTCCCCCCGCCGCGGGTGCTCCGCTGCCGCCAAGGCCGAGGAGAAGCCGCCCTCCGCGGCTCCGCCGGCCGCCAA GGCGCAGGTTGTGGGATGGCCGCCCGTGCGCAACTACCGGAAGAACACGCTGGCGGCGAGCGCCTCCAAGACCAAGGGGGGAGACGACGCTGCGCCTCACTATGTCAAGGTGAGCATGGATGGCGCCCCCTACCTCAGGAAGGTCGACCTCAAGACGTATTCCAGCTACGAGGATCTCTCCATGGCACTTCAGAAGATGTTCAGCTGCTTCATCACTG GTCAAAGCGCGCTGCGCAAACCATCAACCAAGGACAGGCTTACTAGTCGTTCCAATGCTGATTCCCTCCAAGATCAAGAGTACGTCCTCACATACGAAGATAAGGACGCTGACTGGATGCTTGTCGGTGATCTTCCATGGGA TTTGTTTACCACAATATGCAGGAAACTGAAAATCATGAGAGGATCTGATGCAGCTGGAATAG CTCCAAGATCCCTAGAGCAGACAGGTCAGAACAAATAA
- the LOC123444097 gene encoding uncharacterized protein LOC123444097, giving the protein MAPIRRAAQRPDFASHPSDLELITTYLTPWSRNRERPWKFIHEADVYAARPQDLARAYAPATASDGQESWYFFTILRTKSRRGQRKSRTVGSGDHGCWHSERAAKPLFAGIGHSRQIGYRQAFSFATKEDGRLVRSGWLMAEIGLNPDASSPDEVVLCKVYRSPRVKTDQRSTAAAAAAAATGVGPQRIARGKASEDSTSSEEGTPRAGPGRYSAQPARASASTSGTLSMVESDSDSEQDSTSLGGTSPSATPPRIPRIPTVPSDESAQRPDFSAHPSDQVLIKSYLTPRVASGEHPCHFTHDADVYTASPGALTRTYSPAMASDGEKAWYFFTVLPAKSAHGQRRPRTVGTGEGCWHSEAGVKPVLDGDHPIGWRQFFSFMSKEEGQRVRSIRTGWIMVEIGLDHGQQEGPSDEPVLCKVYRSPRAGPVVEPKAAAGRKRNSKRRLDTSGAGTPVLTLGHALGTRNSTATATATATATSSSGRKKRKTDSRNPGPVLRPARGVLKLTRPATPGRKKKDLCVRCGVEPAESHSGTAEEEDGSETDLVEDDSMTGESAAIHGNEAGESSGGARTFYQFV; this is encoded by the coding sequence ATGGCTCCAATCCGACGCGCCGCGCAGCGACCGGACTTCGCCTCCCACCCCTCTGACCTCGAGCTCATCACCACGTACCTCACCCCCTGGTCCCGCAACCGCGAGCGCCCTTGGAAGTTCATCCACGAGGCCGATGTCTACGCCGCCAGGCCGCAGGACCTCGCCCGCGCCTACGCCCCAGCCACGGCCAGCGACGGCCAAGAGAGCTGGTACTTCTTCACGATCCTGCGGACCAAGAGCCGCCGCGGCCAGCGCAAGTCCCGCACCGTCGGATCCGGGGACCACGGCTGCTGGCACTCGGAGCGCGCCGCCAAGCCCCTCTTCGCCGGCATCGGCCACAGCCGCCAGATCGGGTACCGCCAGGCCTTCTCCTTCGCCACCAAGGAGGACGGCCGCCTGGTCCGCTCGGGCTGGCTCATGGCCGAGATCGGCCTCAACCCCGACGCCTCCTCCCCGGACGAGGTCGTCCTCTGCAAGGTCTATCGGAGCCCGCGCGTCAAGACCGACCAGagatctacggcggcggcggcggcggcggcggctaccgGAGTCGGACCCCAGAGGATTGCAAGGGGAAAGGCGAGCGAGGACTCTACGTCGTCTGAAGAGGGGACGCCGAGGGCTGGGCCCGGCCGCTATTCGGCCCAGCCCGCTCGAGCCTCGGCTTCCACTTCCGGCACGCTGTCCATGGTGGAGTCCGACTCCGACTCAGAGCAGGATTCCACCAGCCTAGGCGGCACGTCTCCGTCCGCCACCCCGCCCCGGATTCCCCGAATCCCGACGGTTCCCTCGGACGAGTCGGCGCAGCGCCCGGACTTCTCTGCTCACCCTTCCGACCAAGTGCTCATCAAGTCGTACCTCACTCCGcgcgtcgcctccggcgagcacccttGCCACTTCACCCACGACGCCGACGTCTACACCGCCAGCCCCGGCGCCCTCACCAGGACGTACTCCCCGGCGATGGCAAGCGACGGCGAGAAGGCCTGGTACTTCTTCACCGTCCTGCCGGCCAAGAGCGCCCACGGCCAGAGGCGGCCGCGCACGGTGGGCACCGGGGAGGGGTGTTGGCACTCGGAGGCCGGCGTCAAGCCTGTTCTCGACGGCGACCACCCGATAGGATGGCGGCAGTTCTTCTCCTTCATGAGCAAGGAGGAAGGCCAGCGGGTCCGGAGCATCCGGACGGGATGGATCATGGTTGAGATCGGCCTCGACCATGGCCAACAAGAGGGCCCCTCGGACGAGCCCGTCCTGTGCAAGGTGTACCGCAGCCCGCGCGCCGGCCCGGTGGTGGAACCCAAAGCGGCGGCTGGACGCAAGCGGAACTCAAAGCGGCGGCTGGACACTTCTGGCGCAGGGACGCCCGTGCTGACCCTGGGGCACGCGCTCGGGACCAGGAATtctacggcgacggcgacggcgacggcgacggcgacatcTTCCTCTGGGCGCAAGAAGAGGAAGACCGACAGCAGGAACCCCGGCCCCGTGCTGAGGCCCGCGCGCGGTGTTCTGAAGTTGACGAGGCCGGCGACGCCTGGGCGCAAGAAGAAGGATCTATGCGTTCGCTGTGGGGTGGAGCCAGCGGAGTCGCACAGCGGAAcggccgaggaggaagacggatcGGAGACGGATCTTGTCGAGGACGACTCTATGACCGGCGAGTCCGCCGCCATCCATGGAAACGAAGCAGGTGAATCTTCAGGCGGTGCCAGAACGTTCTACCAATTCGTCTAG